From one Branchiostoma floridae strain S238N-H82 chromosome 3, Bfl_VNyyK, whole genome shotgun sequence genomic stretch:
- the LOC118410891 gene encoding organic cation transporter protein-like, translated as MAGKERGERAAILGSTPSGGYHGNVQVKVNYDLALKYLGGFGPWQRRVFVLACLPIAIIAFHLFVIVFLAVEPDFHCRVPQDSFSGLNATPAELLNVTIPWELKDGEWTRSQCKRGTLSATTVGR; from the exons ATGGCGGGaaaagagcgcggtgagagagCTGCAATACTTGGCAGCACGCCATCTGGCGGATACCATGGCAATGTGCAg gtcaaagtcaacTACGACCTGGCTCTGAAGTACCTGGGAGGATTCGGTCCCTGGCAGCGGAGGGTATTCGTCCTGGCTTGTCTGCCAATTGCGATCATAGCCTTCCATTTATTTGTTATCGTCTTCCTTGCCGTGGAGCCCGACTTCCACTGCCGGGTGCCGCAGGACAGCTTCTCGGGGCTGAACGCGACCCCAGCCGAGCTGCTGAACGTTACCATCCCCTGGGAGCTGAAGGACGGGGAGTGGACACGGAGTCAGTGCAAACG
- the LOC118411143 gene encoding deleted in malignant brain tumors 1 protein-like — MRGYKDAIASVGQAAYGEGTGPILMDSVGCTGSEPHLAACAHEGWAVHDCKHEEDAGVICQHLDIAFSAGWSAGHTRPSSNSYTIPFDQVYTNIGGHYSTNGRFTAPIGGHYFFVFNGYSAYLGSYGVYINFMINNSAYKTQWIYDADTDDSYDTSSNSIIVHLNRKDYVSIQIATTSYALSGYERTTFSGFLVQAD; from the exons atgcgtg GCTACAAGGACGCTATCGCCTCCGTCGGTCAGGCTGCGTACGGGGAGGGTACAGGGCCGATCCTGATGGACAGTGTCGGATGTACCGGCTCTGAGCCTCACCTGGCCGCTTGTGCTCACGAGGGATGGGCCGTGCACGACTGCAAGCACGAAGAAGACGCCGGGGTTATATGCCAAC ATTTGGACATAGCATTCTCGGCTGGTTGGAGTGCTGGTCACACCCGCCCGAGCAGCAACAGCTACACCATCCCCTTCGACCAAGTCTACACCAACATCGGGGGCCACTACTCAACCAACGGCAGGTTCACGGCACCCATCGGTGGACACTACTTCTTTGTGTTCAACGGCTATTCCGCATACCTCGGCAGTTACGGTGTGTATATAAATTTCATGATAAACAACAGTGCTTACAAGACTCAGTGGATATACGACGCTGACACTGACGATAGCTACGACACATCTAGTAACAGCATTATTGTCCACTTGAACAGAAAAGACTATGTTTCTATCCAGATTGCTACCACCAGTTATGCCCTGAGCGGGTACGAAAGAACCACCTTCTCTGGCTTCTTGGTTCAGGCAGATTAA